The proteins below are encoded in one region of Lactuca sativa cultivar Salinas chromosome 3, Lsat_Salinas_v11, whole genome shotgun sequence:
- the LOC128132959 gene encoding uncharacterized protein LOC128132959 — protein sequence MQMNALEELGNDAYTSSLIYEEKTKSWHDKRIKDNKEFHEGKKSRWDDPFIVKKVFPHGAIELFSKDGTSFKVNGHRVKRYEEGVPRNEDMEEGLLLEGNAAT from the exons atgcaaatgaatgctcttgagGAACTTGGGAATGATGCCTACACTAGCTCTCTAATTTATGAAGAGAAAACCAAGAGTTGGCATGATAAGAGGATCAAGGACAATAAAGAGTTTCATGAAGGGAAAAAG TCAAGATGGGACGATCCTTTTATAGTGAAGAAGGTGTTTCCACATGGTGCTATAGAGTTATTTTCAAAAGATGGTACCTCTTTCAAGGTCAATGGACATAGAGTGAAAAGGTATGAAGAAGGAGTCCCAAGAAATGAAGACATGGAAGAAGGGCTATTGCTAGAAGGAAATGCAGCAACGTAG